In Alphaproteobacteria bacterium, the following proteins share a genomic window:
- a CDS encoding metFprotein produces MSADAMAGLHPVQAFLTDASIEVTPREAEKIDSFRDLLAPDTRVFVTFLPGSDFADTIRTAERLRRDGMRPVPHIAARSVPDAASLDRWLRDLAEEAAPVEALVIGGGLDQPVGGFDASIEVLRTGLLEKHGIRRIGVAGHPEGSPDISDAAIAEAIAQKNAYAEQSGTALYIATQFVFAADPVIAWDKRLRVEGNRLPIEIGLPGLATLKSLLRHAKACGVGNSMRVITRQAANLSRLLLPWEPDALVAGLARYQANDRECGIRAAHFFALGAPKRTVGWLRAVQDGAFEMKRNDSGFKLTRPLDQS; encoded by the coding sequence ATGAGCGCTGATGCCATGGCCGGGCTCCATCCGGTACAGGCTTTTCTGACGGACGCGTCCATCGAGGTGACGCCGCGCGAAGCGGAGAAGATCGACTCGTTCCGCGACTTGCTGGCGCCGGACACGCGGGTCTTTGTGACCTTCCTGCCGGGCTCCGACTTCGCCGATACCATTCGCACAGCAGAGCGCCTGCGCCGTGACGGCATGCGGCCGGTGCCGCACATCGCCGCCCGGTCGGTGCCGGATGCCGCCAGCCTCGACCGCTGGCTGCGCGATCTGGCGGAAGAAGCGGCGCCGGTCGAGGCGCTGGTCATCGGCGGCGGGCTCGACCAGCCGGTCGGCGGGTTTGATGCGTCCATCGAGGTGCTGCGCACCGGCCTTCTGGAGAAGCACGGCATCCGCCGCATCGGCGTCGCCGGCCACCCGGAAGGCTCACCGGATATCTCCGATGCGGCCATTGCCGAGGCGATTGCCCAGAAGAACGCCTATGCGGAGCAGTCCGGTACGGCGCTGTACATCGCCACGCAATTCGTCTTTGCCGCCGACCCGGTGATCGCCTGGGACAAGCGCCTGCGAGTCGAGGGCAATCGCCTGCCTATCGAAATCGGCCTGCCGGGTCTGGCCACCCTTAAGTCCCTGCTGCGTCATGCCAAGGCCTGCGGCGTCGGCAACTCCATGCGGGTCATCACCCGCCAGGCGGCCAATCTGAGCCGGCTGCTGCTGCCGTGGGAACCGGATGCGCTGGTCGCCGGACTGGCCCGCTATCAGGCCAATGACCGGGAGTGTGGCATTCGCGCCGCACATTTCTTTGCCCTCGGTGCGCCCAAGCGCACGGTGGGCTGGCTGCGGGCGGTGCAGGACGGCGCTTTCGAGATGAAGCGCAATGACAGCGGGTTCAAACTGACTCGTCCGCTCGATCAATCCTAG
- a CDS encoding hemerythrin domain-containing protein yields the protein MITLLDRLGAEHRNMARLLHVAERQLDRLAAAERPDYFLLGLLLDYFLDFPDQVHHPKEDMLLGLLQARAPDAAAEIGGLLAEHRDLALRTRRFADAVREISHDGAAMERDELVRLGRDFVDFYFHHMHEENEIFFPVAAAYLTDADWASADVEGRAGSDPLFGGTADMRFQALEQEIRLMEQEAHEAQNA from the coding sequence ATGATCACTCTGCTAGACCGACTGGGCGCCGAACACCGCAATATGGCCAGGCTTCTGCATGTGGCGGAGCGCCAGCTTGACCGCCTGGCGGCGGCGGAGCGGCCGGACTATTTTCTGCTTGGCCTGCTGCTCGACTATTTCCTCGATTTTCCTGACCAGGTGCATCACCCCAAGGAGGACATGTTGCTGGGCCTGCTGCAGGCCCGCGCCCCGGACGCGGCGGCGGAGATCGGCGGCCTGCTGGCGGAACACCGCGATCTGGCCCTGCGCACCCGCCGCTTCGCCGACGCCGTGCGCGAGATTTCACACGACGGTGCAGCCATGGAGCGCGACGAGCTGGTGCGCCTGGGACGCGACTTTGTGGATTTCTATTTCCATCACATGCACGAGGAAAACGAGATCTTCTTTCCGGTTGCCGCGGCCTATCTGACCGATGCGGACTGGGCCAGCGCCGATGTCGAGGGACGGGCCGGCAGCGATCCCCTGTTCGGCGGCACGGCAGACATGCGCTTTCAGGCTCTGGAGCAGGAAATCCGCCTAATGGAGCAGGAGGCACACGAGGCGCAGAACGCCTAG
- a CDS encoding GlxA family transcriptional regulator, translating to MFAGPPDHLPQSLAFLLLPQFSLMAFASAVEPLRAANRLAGRPLYSWEVLGPDARPVVASNGVAIPPDRAITDVTRHPCIVVCGGYGMQAFDDPRTLAALRRLARTGTIMGAISTASYVLARAGLLAGRRCTIHWENLDSFRQDWPDLNVTDDLYEIDGPVFTCSGGTAAMDLMLHLIVAQHGHGLAAAVSDQFIHQAIRESRQRQRMATGRRLGTGNPTLMAIVDLMEQNIEAPLGRHDIAERAGLSERQVERLFARELAVSPRRYYFQLRLERADALLRQTAMPILDVALATGFVSASHFAKSYRSHFGRTPRQRRAEARLNLPAPPHIRPHEGSDPRIDRADESV from the coding sequence ATGTTTGCAGGTCCGCCTGACCATCTGCCTCAGTCGTTGGCTTTTCTGCTGCTGCCCCAGTTTTCTCTCATGGCTTTTGCCTCTGCCGTAGAGCCGTTGCGCGCCGCCAACCGTCTGGCTGGCCGACCGCTCTACAGCTGGGAGGTGCTGGGCCCCGATGCCCGGCCGGTGGTCGCCAGCAATGGCGTGGCCATACCCCCCGACCGGGCCATCACAGACGTGACGCGCCATCCGTGCATCGTCGTCTGCGGCGGCTATGGTATGCAGGCGTTCGACGATCCGCGCACCCTGGCGGCCCTGCGCCGGCTTGCCCGCACCGGCACCATCATGGGAGCCATCTCCACCGCCTCCTATGTGCTGGCCCGGGCCGGTCTGCTGGCTGGCCGGCGGTGCACCATCCATTGGGAGAATCTGGACTCCTTCCGCCAGGACTGGCCCGATCTCAATGTCACCGACGATCTGTACGAGATTGACGGGCCCGTCTTCACCTGTTCCGGCGGCACCGCCGCCATGGACCTGATGCTGCACCTGATCGTCGCCCAGCATGGTCACGGTCTGGCGGCGGCGGTGTCGGACCAGTTCATCCACCAGGCGATTCGCGAGTCCCGTCAACGGCAGCGCATGGCCACCGGGCGCCGGCTCGGCACTGGCAATCCCACCCTCATGGCCATCGTTGATCTGATGGAGCAGAACATCGAAGCTCCGCTCGGCCGCCACGACATTGCCGAGCGGGCCGGCTTGTCGGAACGCCAGGTCGAAAGACTGTTTGCCCGTGAGCTTGCCGTATCGCCCCGGCGCTATTACTTCCAGCTAAGGCTGGAGCGGGCTGACGCCCTGTTGCGCCAGACGGCCATGCCGATCCTGGATGTGGCGCTGGCCACCGGCTTTGTCTCGGCGTCGCACTTTGCCAAGTCCTACCGCAGCCACTTCGGACGAACACCGCGTCAGCGGCGGGCCGAGGCGCGCCTCAATCTGCCGGCGCCGCCGCATATCCGGCCGCACGAGGGCAGCGATCCTAGGATTGATCGAGCGGACGAGTCAGTTTGA
- a CDS encoding thiamine pyrophosphate-binding protein — protein MADTTGGSAGAAATGGEGVRRSGGQLVVDALLAQGVTTVFTVPGESFLAVLDALHDAADHIRVITCRHEAGAANMAEAHGKLTGWPAACLVTRGPGACHAAVGVHTASQDSTPMLLLIGQVARDVRDREAFQEVDFTAMFGPLAKWAGEVREASRVGEYMRRAVQTAVSGRPGPVVLSLPEDMQNDAAPALRQSRVRPTQAAPTAAAMAELRQRLDDAEWPLLLLGGGTWSAAGVADIQAFAEANGLPVTTSFRAQDRFDNRHPNYAGHVGIAIDPALAQRVRDADLIIAAGPRLSEITTSGYTLLVPPRSRQTLIHIHPDADEPGRTYEPDLAIAAGMDAFAAAARAMEPVNGSEWLDWRGAARADYEASLKPGPFPGALDLGRVIQHLDATLPDDAIITNGAGNYATWVHRFFRYRGFGTQLAPTSGAMGYGVPAAIAAKAAFPDRVVVNISGDGCFMMSAAELATARQHGLDPVFLVVNNGMYGTIRMHQERHYPGRVVATDLINPDFAALAEAHGVLGQVVTETSQFPDAFERALNAGRAALIELRIDPDGITTRDTLSAIRRRALEAQA, from the coding sequence GTGGCAGACACGACAGGTGGCAGTGCAGGTGCGGCCGCCACAGGCGGCGAAGGCGTCAGGCGCAGCGGCGGCCAGCTGGTGGTGGACGCCCTGCTGGCGCAGGGCGTCACAACGGTCTTTACGGTGCCGGGCGAGAGCTTCCTTGCGGTGCTCGATGCCTTGCATGATGCAGCCGATCATATCCGCGTCATCACCTGCCGGCATGAGGCGGGTGCAGCCAATATGGCTGAGGCCCACGGCAAGCTGACCGGCTGGCCGGCGGCGTGCCTGGTGACGCGAGGGCCGGGTGCCTGCCATGCTGCGGTCGGCGTCCATACGGCGTCACAGGATTCGACGCCGATGCTTTTGCTGATCGGTCAGGTCGCCCGTGATGTGCGCGACCGTGAAGCGTTTCAGGAGGTGGATTTCACCGCCATGTTCGGGCCGCTGGCCAAGTGGGCCGGCGAGGTCCGCGAGGCCAGCCGGGTCGGCGAGTATATGCGCCGCGCGGTGCAGACCGCCGTAAGCGGCCGGCCAGGCCCGGTAGTGTTGAGCCTGCCGGAAGACATGCAGAACGATGCCGCGCCGGCCCTGCGCCAGTCCCGGGTGCGCCCGACCCAGGCGGCGCCGACGGCGGCGGCCATGGCCGAATTGCGGCAGCGGCTTGACGACGCGGAATGGCCGTTGCTGTTGCTCGGCGGGGGCACCTGGAGTGCGGCCGGCGTGGCTGACATCCAGGCCTTTGCCGAGGCCAACGGCCTGCCGGTGACCACCAGCTTTCGCGCTCAGGACCGCTTCGACAACCGCCATCCCAACTATGCCGGCCATGTGGGAATCGCCATTGATCCGGCCCTGGCGCAGCGGGTGCGCGACGCCGACCTGATCATCGCCGCCGGACCGCGGCTGAGCGAGATCACCACCTCGGGCTATACGTTGCTGGTGCCGCCGCGCTCACGTCAGACTCTGATTCACATTCATCCCGACGCGGATGAGCCAGGCCGCACCTATGAGCCGGACCTGGCCATCGCCGCCGGCATGGACGCCTTTGCCGCCGCCGCCCGGGCCATGGAGCCGGTCAATGGCAGCGAGTGGCTCGACTGGCGGGGTGCGGCGCGCGCCGATTATGAGGCAAGCCTGAAGCCGGGGCCGTTTCCCGGTGCGCTGGACCTGGGCCGGGTGATACAGCACCTCGATGCGACCCTGCCGGACGATGCCATCATCACCAACGGCGCCGGCAATTACGCCACCTGGGTCCACCGCTTTTTCCGCTATCGCGGCTTTGGTACGCAACTGGCACCGACCAGCGGGGCCATGGGCTATGGCGTACCGGCGGCCATCGCCGCCAAGGCCGCCTTTCCCGACCGGGTGGTGGTCAATATCAGCGGTGATGGCTGCTTCATGATGAGCGCGGCCGAGCTGGCGACAGCCCGCCAGCATGGCCTGGACCCAGTGTTTCTGGTGGTCAATAACGGCATGTACGGCACCATCCGTATGCATCAGGAGCGCCACTATCCCGGCCGGGTGGTGGCGACGGACTTGATCAACCCGGACTTCGCCGCGCTGGCCGAGGCGCATGGGGTGCTGGGCCAGGTGGTGACCGAGACCAGTCAGTTTCCGGATGCGTTTGAGCGGGCGCTCAACGCCGGACGGGCGGCGTTGATCGAGTTGCGGATCGATCCGGACGGCATCACCACCCGCGATACCCTGTCGGCCATCCGCCGGCGAGCCCTTGAGGCACAGGCGTGA